The Priestia koreensis genomic interval AGGCTTGACCTTCTCGATTAAATACCCAATGTCGATAATTGGCACGAGTAAGACCTTTTTCTTTTAACTTATTCGCGAGGGCCACATCATTGGTAATCCCACCTGTCTCATATGAACGCTTTGTTAATTCAATAATCGCGCTTGCTGCTTTTTGAAGCTGTTCCTCCGTACAATCTACAGGACGAAGGTCTGGATGAATCCCAGCCACAAATAAAATTTCGCTACGCAGGTAGTTTCCGATTCCCGCTACAAATGATTGATCCAATAAAAGGGATGTCCACTTTCTCTTATAAAAGCGCTTGGATTTCATTCTCTCAAGCAACTGGAATGTGGTTACATCTTCACTTAAAATATCGGGTCCTACTTTTGAGATAAAGGGATGATCATCTACTTCTTCATCACGCAGGACCTCGATATCTGATGCGCTATAGAGTAACGCCGACTTCTTTTCATTATGAATCGCGAGCCTTAGCTGCCGATTTGTTTTTGGATAATGATAAGCTGATCGTACATACCATTTCCCATACAGCTGGTTATGCGAATAAATCGTATATCCATTATCAAATCGAATCAACATCGCTTTCCCCTTCGTATCCACACGTTTTACACGAGCTCCTGCAAACATCTCTTCATATTCCTGAAGATGTGGAAAGGCAAAAGATAGTTCATGAACAGGAAAAGAAACAAGTGCTTTTTCAACCTGGTCGGCTGCTCGTCTAATTTCAGGACCTTCTGGCATAGTTAACTTCCTTTCTTCATATGAACATAGTAGTTCAACATTTTTAAGATGTATTTATCTTAGTATAGAAAGTCAAATTCCTTAAAGGAGTTGCATTGTCCAATGTGCTACTTTGTTTCATACATCCCCCTTTGTTATGTGAACGCAAGTATGAGCATAAACCGTTCTGCTCGTTCAAGCTGGTTTTGCCCCTGCCATTCCTTTTTATCTACGGCATCTTTCACAAAACCAATTCTTCCTTCTATTATTCCCCCCTCACATCGAAACAAAATCAGCAAAAAGACTCAAACAACGCTACACCTATTGTGGACAGAACAAATGGCTTGGACACGAATGATCATGATCAGTATCGCTTTTGACCTTCCTGATGAATCTCTCACAACAACAAGACTGTTCCGGAATGCTCTTGATATGGGCTCTTTATTTGCAGAATACTGCGGAAAGGAAAAAGGAGATCAATTGACTAAGCTTCTTCAAAAGCACCTTCAAATGATGATTGAACTAGTAAGATCATCAAAAGAGAATGCCGCAGAAGCTGAAAAAATTGAGCACGACTGGTTTTTAAACGCCCATCACCTTGCTGACTTCCTTTATGAAATTCATCCTTATCAACCAAATGAATGGGTTCAACAGATTTTTGCACACTATTTAACCCTTCTTAAAACAGCATCCATCTTTATCTTAAGCGGTCACTTTTATTCAAGCATTACCATCTATGACCAGATCGAAGAACAAGCTCTCAAATTATCCTCGCTCTTTTATAAAATTCTTCTATACACCAACAAGAATTAGAATATTAAAATTTTTTAACATATTCATAAACACCAAACGTGTTGTTGCTCTTTTTGCGTGATAAAATAGTGGTATGGTAAATGAACAAAAGGAGTGGAACATATGAAAGACGAACTAATTAAACGCCTGTCAACCTACGTACAGGTTGATACACAGTCAGATAGTGAAAGCGAGACTTGCCCCTCTACACCTGGACAATTAACTCTTGCCAATATGCTTGTAGAAGAATTGAAAGAAATTGGGATGCATGAAGTGACGATTGATGACAACGGCTACGTGATGGCAACTCTACCTTCTAATACAGAAAAAGACGTTCCGACGATTGGATTTTTAGCGCATGTTGATACAGCCACTGATTTCACTGGTAAAAATGTAAAGCCTCAGGTTGTTGAGAATTACGATGGGAACGATATTGTATTAAACGAGGCTTTACATATTGTCCTTTCACCAAAAGATTTCCCTAATCTACATAACTACAAAGGCCATACCCTAATTACAACGGATGGTACAACACTATTAGGTGCTGATAACAAGGCCGGTATTACAGAAATTATGACGGCGATGGCTTATTTAATTAAGCATCCTGAAATCAAGCATGGGAAGGTTCGCGTTGCGTTCACACCAGATGAAGAAATCGGACGTGGACCCCATAAGTTTGATGTACAAGCCTTTGGTGCAACGTTTGCTTACACAGTAGATGGCGGTCCGTTAGGTGAGCTTGAGTATGAAAGCTTTAACGCTGCGAGCGCTACGCTAGTAGTCAAAGGGAAAAACATTCATCCAGGAACGGCAAAAGGGAAAATGATTAACTCCACAAAAATTGCGATGGAATTTAATCAAAAGCTTCCTGTCGAAGAAGCACCAGAATCGACTGAAGGGTACGAAGGCTTCTATCATTTGCTCTCCATGAGCGGCGATGTGGAAGAAACAAAGCTTCAATACATCATTCGTGATTTTGATAAAAATCAGTTTGCGGCGCGCAAAGAAGTGATGCAAAAAGCTGCACAGCAATTGCAAGATGTATACGGTGAAGACCGCGTTACATTGGAAATGAAAGATCAATATTTCAATATGAAAGAAAAGATCGAGCCTGTAAAGGAAATTGTAGACATTGCGTACAAGGCGATGAAGAACCTAGAAATTGAACCTAAAATCTCGCCAATCCGCGGTGGAACAGATGGTTCACAGCTTTCTTACATGGGATTACCAACGCCTAATATCTTCACCGGTGGCGAAAACTTCCACGGACGCTATGAGTACGCTTCTGTTGATACAATGTTAAAAGCAACAAACGTAATTGTAGAAATTGCAAAATTATTTGAAGAACAAGCATAATACGAAGAAATAAGCTAGCGTCTGCTAGCTTATTTCTTCTATACATACTATTGGGGGTCTACACGATGATTAACATTGGAATTATAGGTTTAGGTGCTATTGGGCAACGCTTAATAAACGGATTTGTGCAACACCCTTCTATTACGATTGCAGCCATCTGTGATCAAAATGCGGAGCGCTTGCTTTCGACTAAGCAACAGCTTGAGAATGTACAAGCTTTTCAGTCTCATAAAGAGATGTTAGAGTCACTGGACTTAGATCTCGTATACGTAGCGGTTCCTCCTAAGTATCATCATGCTATTGCCTTAGATGTAATAAGCAAAGGAATCCATATTCTATGCGAAAAGCCTCTAGCTAATTCGATCGAAGAAGCACGTGATTTGTATGAACGCGCACATGAAAAAGGAATCATTCATGCAATGAACTTCCCCCTAAATTACAGCTCAGGAAGCAACACCTTCGCACAACTTATTCAAGATGGTTTTGTCGGAGATGTGAGACGTGTAGAAGTAAAACTGCGCTTTCCTCAATGGCCAAGACCTTGGCAACAAAATGAATGGATCGCAAGCCGTGAACAAGGGGGATTTGTTTTAGAAGTAGGCGTACACTACATTCAGCAAATTCAGCGCATCTTTGGTAATATCAATGTGATGGACGTAGATACACAATACCCTGACGATCCAACAGCAAGTGAGCGCGGCATTCTTGCTCATCTACAGCTCGAGGACGGAACGCCACTTATCGTGGACGGATTAAGCCATATTGCTGGCGAGGAGGAAATTCGCTTTACAGCATATGGAACAGAAGGCACCCTCTCGCTTCTGAACTGGGCAGATCTTGAAGGCGGAAAAATTGGTAGTCCGATTACAATGATCGAACCGAACGAGGAACTGACAAGTTCACTTGCTGATCATTTAGTAGCTGCAATCGAAGGTAAAGAAGCAACCTTGATTGATTTTAAAGCAGGCTATGACGCACAGATCGTTTTAGAGAAATTACGAGCATAACAAAAAAGAGAGTCGAAATTCGACTCTCCTTTTTCATGGTCAGAAACCATGCACTCTAATTTCGAGCTTCATGTACTTTCAACTGTTTTCCTTTAATCGTCGTATACTTCATTTGTTTTAGTACCGTTGGGCCTTTTCCGTTTAAAATTTCAACGTAGGTTAGAATATCCTGAATCGTAATAATTCCTATATCGCTTGCTTCTACACCATCCAGCTTAGCAATGGTACCGACAAAGTCAATCGCGCGAAGCTTCTTCTTTTTACCACCGTTAAAATAGAGCTTCATAATGTCTTCGTTCAGCTCTGCTCCCTTTTCTTCTTTTAGATCCGGAACTTCACTTACCTTTTCTTTGAAAGCCTCTGTAGCTTCGTCTACTTGCTCAGAGGTAGGTGGATCAAGACGAGGGATTTCAAATCCGATGTACTCCTCAATGCTACTTACAAATCGTTCTTCTTCATAAGGCGTCACAAACGTTATGGCTTTCCCTGTATGACCTGCTCGTCCGGTTCTACCCGTTCTGTGAACATAGCTTTCCTTTTCCATCGGAAGATCATAGTTAATGACGTGCGTAATGTTCTCGATGTCGATTCCTCTTGCTGCTACATCTGTCGCAACGAGGTAGCGGAATATCCCGCGCTTGAAATCTTCCATTACTTCAAATCGATCTTCTTGCACCATTCCTCCGTGAAGCTTATCACACGGATAACCAGCACGATCTAATCGTTCAAACAAATCTTCCACTCGCTCTTGCGTACGGCAAAAGATGATGCAGCTATCTGGATTTTCAACTGTTGTTACATCGTATAATAAAGACAATTTTTCTCTTTCCGGTGTGACGTAGAGAGCATGCTCAATTTTCTCAGCCGTTAAGCCTGAAGCAGCGATTTCTACACGCTCTGGATGATCCATGTACTGGTCACTCAGGCTTTTAATATCAGGAGGCAGCGTGGCAGAAAATAGCATTGTCGTACGCTGACTAGGAAGTTTGTTGATGATAGCTTCTACTTGCTCAATGAAACCCATATTCAGCATTTCATCTGCTTCATCGATAATTAGATAACGGAGTGCGTCCACTGTTAATGTTCCTTTTTCAAGGTGATCTAGGACACGCCCTGGCGTTCCGACGACAATGTGTGTTTTTTGCTTTAATTCAAGCTTTTGGCGATGGAAAGGTTGTTTTCCATAGACCGCTACAGCTTTAATTCGCTTTAAGCGGCCGATATTCGTAATATCCTCTTGTACTTGGGCCGCTAGCTCTCTTGTCGGTGTTAAAACAAGTGCCTGTGGCTTGTTTTCTTTCCACTCCACTAACTCACATAAAGGAATGCCAAATGCAGCCGTTTTTCCGCTTCCCGTTTGAGACTTTACAATAATGTCCTTTTCGTTTAGCGCAATTGGAAGAACTTTTTCCTGAACTTCAGTTGGCGTTGTATAATGCAAGCGCTCAAGAGCGTCCATAATTTCTGGGCTTAATTTATATTGTTGAAAACCATTTATATTCATAGATAACCTCATTTTCCTTATTTGCTGTAGCATCTAATCTACAGGCTATGTTTTATTATACTTTAAATGATCTAGTAGTGTCGGTATAATCATAAAGAGTACGTTAATGAATGATTTTAGAACAATTCTGTGAAAAACTAGTAAAATAGATTGATTTCACTATAGATGGAACCTATAATTGTGATAATGAGAATTATTATCACTAGATATCACTAAAAGAAAAAAGGATGAGTCAAAGCATGTTGCATAACCCTTCTCTGAAGAATAACACTCGCTCAAATGTACTCAAATCCGTATTTTTATTCATTTTAGCGATTCTGGGAGTAGCGTTATGTATGTTTTTCGCAATCGCATTTGGAGCAAAAGAAATTACGGTTCATACAGTATGGTCTGCCATATTTCATTATAATCCTACCATTACGGAGCAACAAATTATTCATGAATTACGCTTTCCTCGTGTACTCGGAGCTGCAGTTGTGGGAGCTGCTTTCGCAGTAGCAGGTGCGTTAATGCAAGGAATCACACGAAACCCTCTTGCTGATACCGGTGTATTAGGAATTAATTCAGGAGCAATGTTTGTCGTAACACTTTGCTTTGCGTTCTTCCCTAGTATGCCCTACTCGTGGCTTATGATTTTCTCCTTTATTGGAGCCGTATTAAGCACGGTGCTCATTTTTGCAATCGGCTCTGCTGTTCCAGGTGGATTAACCCCTATTCGCCTTACCATTTCAGGAGCTGTTATGGCAGCATTCTTGCATTCACTTAGCTCTGGAATTGCCATATACTACGATCTTAGTCAAGATTTAGCCTTTTGGTATGCAGGAGGCGTGGCAGGGATAAAATGGAGCTATCTACGCGTGTTAATTCCCGTAATTCTTGCGGTGATTATTTGGGCCTGTTTATTAGGACGATCGGTCTCCATCATTTCGTTGGGTGACGATATCGCAACAAACTTAGGGATTAATGCGAATCGGATTCGAATCATTGGCATGGTACTAGCCGTTATTTTAGCCGGTGTATCTGTATCAGCCGTTGGTTCAATTGGTTTTGTTGGCTTGGTTATCCCCCACATATCAAGGAAGCTTGTAGGGGAGCATTACGGGACGATCATTCCTATGTCGGCGTTATTAGGAGCTATTCTGCTCGTTTTAGCGGACTTAGGGGCTCGAACGGTCAATCCTCCGCGTGAATTAGCGATCGGGATTATGGTTGCATTTGTCGGCGTTCCCTTTTTTCTTTACATTGCTCGTAAGATAGGGAGGGAACTATAAATGAAACACTCTGTTCGTAGTGACCAAAAGCGAGCTTATCTGATGAATACGTTGTTTGTGCTCATAAGTCTCTTCGCTATACTAGTCAGTCTAAATACAGGTTCATTGAAACTATCACCGCTCGAAGTAATGAAGACATTGTTCGGATACGGGGACTTTACAAGCTCAACGGTTCTTTTTGATTACCGTCTTCCCCGCATTCTGATTACAATGTTAGCAGGAATTGGACTTGGGATTTCAGGAGCTATTCTTCAAGGAATATCACGAAATCCACTAGCGGACCCGGGAATTTTAGGGTTACATGCAGGAGCCGCATTCGGTTTGATTGTGTTTGTTACATACTTTCACTCATTTGAAAATAACGCGTCTCTTCTTATTCCTCTTTTTACGTTTTTAGGGGGAGTTGTAGCAGCAATTTTGATTATAGGACTTTCCTATGATCGCTATCGAGGGACGATTCCGATTCGCATGATTCTAGTAGGAATTGCGGTCGCAGCTGGATTCAGCGCAATTACCCTGTTTTTATCTCTTCGACTAAACGAAGAAACGTATACGTTTGCTTCGCGCTGGTTAGTGGGGAACGTATGGGGGAGAGATTGGGTGCACGTCCTTGCCCTTTTACCATGGATCGTTGTGTTAGCTCCTTTTACATGGTTAAAGTCACGCACGTTAAACATTCTCTCACTAGGAGATGAAGTCGCAACAAGTCTCGGTTCTTCCGTTCAGAAACAGCGGATTCTTATGCTCGCTGTGGCAGTAGGCTTATCCTGTGCGAGCGTCGCGATGGCAGGAGGCATTGGTTTTATTGGCCTTGTTGCTCCTCATCTAGCACGCCGTCTTGTTGGGCAATCTTATCAGTACTCTATTCCTTTGTCTGGACTCATTGGTCTGGTCATTTTAGTGCTAGCGGATACAGTGGGCCGAACGATATTTGAGCCCAACTCTATTCCGGCAGGTGTTGTTGTTTCAGCACTTGGCGCACCCTATTTTTTCTATTTACTTATTAAATCCAAATAAACTACTCATAAGGTGAAGCGATGAAAAAGAAACTATTAATTTTACTTAGTATCGTCGTGCTGGCACTAGCGGCATGTGGAAAAAAAGACAATGATAAACAAGAATCTACTTCTAAAAAGGGTGGAAGTGAGCGAATCGCCTCTCTCTCAATCCACTTAACAAATGACTTATTAGCGTTAGGTATCACACCAGCTGGTTCGGTTGTTGGCGGTTCGTTAAATACATTCTTGCCGCATGTGCAAGATCAATTAAAAAATACAAAACCACTTGGGTCAGCAAAAGATCCTGATATGGAAACGTTACTTGCCCTAAAACCATCTGCTATTTATGCAGATAAGGAGTTTTCAGGAACTGATACATCGAAGTATGAAAAAATTGCTCCTACCCATGTGTTTGATCTAGACAAAGGTACGTGGAGAGATCATCTTAAGAAGATCGCCAAAACAGTGAATCGCGAACAAGAAGCGAAAACGTTCATTTCTGATTACGAAAAAGAACGGACACAAGTAAAAGCACTTATTGAACAGGAGGTTGGGAAGAATAGCAAGGCAATGGCTATTCGAGTAACAGGTAAGGAGCTTCGAGTCTTTAGCAAAAATCGCCCAATGGGACCAATTCTATTTGATGATTTAGGCTTTACACCTGCAAACGGTGTGGAAAAATTAAAGACAAATCGACCTTATGAGGTCATTTCACAAGAAGTACTTCCTGATTATGACGCAGATGCTATTTTCGTGATCGTCAATAGTGATGATGAAGCGAAAACAGCATTTAAGCAGCTAGAAGCAAGTCCTATTTGGAAAGGTCTTAAGCCTGTAAAAGAAAAACATGTATATGTAGTTCCAGATCAGCCTTGGCTGGATTACTCAGCGCTTGGAAACAAAATGGCGCTTGATCAAGCTAAAGAAATGTTCTCCAAATAAACAAAACCCCCTTCGAAAAGGGGGTTTTTACTTATTTACGAATTTTTGCAATTTCGTCCGCAACGAACTGAACGGATGGACCAACAACTACTTGAATATTATGTGGACCGATGATATTAATTCCAGGAATACCGGTCGACTTAATCTTTTCTTGATCGACGACGCTCATGTCTTTTACTTCAAGGCGCAAGCGTGTTACACAGTTATCTACCGATGTAACATTATCGTCCCCACCTAGCCCCTCATAAATTCGAGCAGCCATCACAGCAAACTTATCCGTTCCCGTGCTTGTAGGTGCAGCTTCAGCCATCGCTGCCACTACCTCATCATCTTCTCGACCTGGTGTTTGCAGATTGAACTTTGTAATGAGGAAACGGAAAATAAAATAATAGATGACAGCAAATACAAGACCTTGAACAATCAACATGTATGGCTTGTTAGCCAGTGGTAAGCTTGAGCTTAAAATAAAGTCAATCAGTCCTCCACTGAATCCAAATCCTGCTGTCCAGTGAAAAGTTGCTGCGATTGCTAGTGATAGACCTGTTAAAACAGCATGAACCACATATAAAAGCGGTGCCGCAAACATGAATGAAAATTCAATTGGCTCTGTAACGCCTGTTAAGAAAGCCGCGACTCCTGCCGCGAGCATTAAGGAGGCAATTTGCTTCTTACGCTTTGTTTTAGCCGTATGGTACATCGCAAGCGCTGCAGCTGGAAGACCAAACATCATCACTGGGAAGTATCCTGCTTGATACATTCCTGTTACGCCCTTAACTCCATCGCCTCGCCAGAATTTACCGATATCATCAATACCAGCTGTATCAAACCAGAATACGTTGTTTAACGCATGATGTAATCCCATTGGAATAAGTAAGCGGTTGAAGAAACCATACAGACCTGCACCAACAGCTCCTAGCTTACTAATTGCTTCACCGAATGACACTAATCCACTGAATACGACCGGCCAGATAAATAATAAAACAAGTGACACAATTAACATCGCAAAAGCAGACATAATCGGCGCCAGTCGTTTCCCACTAAAGAACGCCAATGCATCAATTAACTTAACGTGACTAAATCGGTTATACATGATTGATGCTACGATACCTGATAAAATTCCAATGAACGGGTTTTGAATTTTTACAAACGCAGCGTTAACCTTGGTCACATCAATTCCTTGTAGCATGGCAACAGATCCCGGAGATAAAAGAGTTGTAACCACTAGATAAGCGACTAATCCACTAAGAGCAGCCGCCCCATCCTTCGCTTTAGTCATCCCAATAGCAACACCAATGGCAAAAAGGATACCCAAATTGTCTAAAATCGCTCCACCACCTTTAATGAGGAACGCTGCTATTGGATTCCCTGATCCCCAACCGTCATGGTCAATCCAATATCCTATTCCAAGCATAATCGCTGCAGCAGGTAACACCGCTACTGGTAACATTAAAGAACTACCTATTCGCTGTAGATATTTTTTCACGTTCAAAACTCCCCCCTATATGTTTCTTTTTGTCTTGTTATAGCACTCTATGGAACTTGTTTCCATCCTATTGTCAGACATGCTGACAATATAAATCCGTAGTATTGCTCGTAATTCATTCAAATAGGGACTACTTGTAAAGATATATGCCAAAAATGAAAGCGTATACATTAATACTATATCAGAATTTCAGGGACCTAGATAAGCTAAATTTATTTTTCCTCAAAATTCCTTATTTTTATAAAAGAAGAGACAAAAATCGGTAGTTCTCATTTCCTACTTAAGAGAGGCAGAGAACCACATGCTAAATAAACCCTCACTAACTCCTAAATTGTACATGTAGTAAATACCAAACAAAATGCTGATCCCTCCAGCCGCTTTTATGAGTCCTGTATGCAAACGAACCTTTTTTGAGCTGATAATAAACGGTACTCCTAGAATGGTTGTGAATAACAGCATGCCGACAATTGTTCCACCACCAAAAATTAAAATATACAATATGCCTTCCCAAACACTATTTACAGTACTCATCGTCAGTAACACCATCGCCGCACTCCCTGCTAAGCCGTGAATGAACCCCATAAATACGGATTTCTTATACGACGTATGATGGTGAGAATGCTGAACAGATTGTTGATTTCTTTTTGCTGAACGAAACGATGAAATCCCAAAATACACAAGCATAATCCCGACTAAAAATTCTAAAGACATCGAGATACTATCAGGTATTCCACCTTTCATTAAAATCAGTAGCATGCCAATGATTAACAACGTGGAAGTATGTCCGATCCCCCAAAAAACACCTGTTAACGATGAAACGGACAATCGCTTACTTTGACTAGCGATTGTCGAAACCGCAATAACATGATCTGGCTCCATTGCATGCTTCACACCCAAAATA includes:
- the nei gene encoding endonuclease VIII, with amino-acid sequence MPEGPEIRRAADQVEKALVSFPVHELSFAFPHLQEYEEMFAGARVKRVDTKGKAMLIRFDNGYTIYSHNQLYGKWYVRSAYHYPKTNRQLRLAIHNEKKSALLYSASDIEVLRDEEVDDHPFISKVGPDILSEDVTTFQLLERMKSKRFYKRKWTSLLLDQSFVAGIGNYLRSEILFVAGIHPDLRPVDCTEEQLQKAASAIIELTKRSYETGGITNDVALANKLKEKGLTRANYRHWVFNREGQACRIDGTEIIKIVAASRRCYYCPTCQPKLG
- a CDS encoding acetylglutamate kinase, producing the protein MAWTRMIMISIAFDLPDESLTTTRLFRNALDMGSLFAEYCGKEKGDQLTKLLQKHLQMMIELVRSSKENAAEAEKIEHDWFLNAHHLADFLYEIHPYQPNEWVQQIFAHYLTLLKTASIFILSGHFYSSITIYDQIEEQALKLSSLFYKILLYTNKN
- the pepT gene encoding peptidase T, with the protein product MKDELIKRLSTYVQVDTQSDSESETCPSTPGQLTLANMLVEELKEIGMHEVTIDDNGYVMATLPSNTEKDVPTIGFLAHVDTATDFTGKNVKPQVVENYDGNDIVLNEALHIVLSPKDFPNLHNYKGHTLITTDGTTLLGADNKAGITEIMTAMAYLIKHPEIKHGKVRVAFTPDEEIGRGPHKFDVQAFGATFAYTVDGGPLGELEYESFNAASATLVVKGKNIHPGTAKGKMINSTKIAMEFNQKLPVEEAPESTEGYEGFYHLLSMSGDVEETKLQYIIRDFDKNQFAARKEVMQKAAQQLQDVYGEDRVTLEMKDQYFNMKEKIEPVKEIVDIAYKAMKNLEIEPKISPIRGGTDGSQLSYMGLPTPNIFTGGENFHGRYEYASVDTMLKATNVIVEIAKLFEEQA
- a CDS encoding Gfo/Idh/MocA family protein produces the protein MINIGIIGLGAIGQRLINGFVQHPSITIAAICDQNAERLLSTKQQLENVQAFQSHKEMLESLDLDLVYVAVPPKYHHAIALDVISKGIHILCEKPLANSIEEARDLYERAHEKGIIHAMNFPLNYSSGSNTFAQLIQDGFVGDVRRVEVKLRFPQWPRPWQQNEWIASREQGGFVLEVGVHYIQQIQRIFGNINVMDVDTQYPDDPTASERGILAHLQLEDGTPLIVDGLSHIAGEEEIRFTAYGTEGTLSLLNWADLEGGKIGSPITMIEPNEELTSSLADHLVAAIEGKEATLIDFKAGYDAQIVLEKLRA
- a CDS encoding DEAD/DEAH box helicase, yielding MNINGFQQYKLSPEIMDALERLHYTTPTEVQEKVLPIALNEKDIIVKSQTGSGKTAAFGIPLCELVEWKENKPQALVLTPTRELAAQVQEDITNIGRLKRIKAVAVYGKQPFHRQKLELKQKTHIVVGTPGRVLDHLEKGTLTVDALRYLIIDEADEMLNMGFIEQVEAIINKLPSQRTTMLFSATLPPDIKSLSDQYMDHPERVEIAASGLTAEKIEHALYVTPEREKLSLLYDVTTVENPDSCIIFCRTQERVEDLFERLDRAGYPCDKLHGGMVQEDRFEVMEDFKRGIFRYLVATDVAARGIDIENITHVINYDLPMEKESYVHRTGRTGRAGHTGKAITFVTPYEEERFVSSIEEYIGFEIPRLDPPTSEQVDEATEAFKEKVSEVPDLKEEKGAELNEDIMKLYFNGGKKKKLRAIDFVGTIAKLDGVEASDIGIITIQDILTYVEILNGKGPTVLKQMKYTTIKGKQLKVHEARN
- a CDS encoding FecCD family ABC transporter permease codes for the protein MLHNPSLKNNTRSNVLKSVFLFILAILGVALCMFFAIAFGAKEITVHTVWSAIFHYNPTITEQQIIHELRFPRVLGAAVVGAAFAVAGALMQGITRNPLADTGVLGINSGAMFVVTLCFAFFPSMPYSWLMIFSFIGAVLSTVLIFAIGSAVPGGLTPIRLTISGAVMAAFLHSLSSGIAIYYDLSQDLAFWYAGGVAGIKWSYLRVLIPVILAVIIWACLLGRSVSIISLGDDIATNLGINANRIRIIGMVLAVILAGVSVSAVGSIGFVGLVIPHISRKLVGEHYGTIIPMSALLGAILLVLADLGARTVNPPRELAIGIMVAFVGVPFFLYIARKIGREL
- a CDS encoding FecCD family ABC transporter permease; the protein is MKHSVRSDQKRAYLMNTLFVLISLFAILVSLNTGSLKLSPLEVMKTLFGYGDFTSSTVLFDYRLPRILITMLAGIGLGISGAILQGISRNPLADPGILGLHAGAAFGLIVFVTYFHSFENNASLLIPLFTFLGGVVAAILIIGLSYDRYRGTIPIRMILVGIAVAAGFSAITLFLSLRLNEETYTFASRWLVGNVWGRDWVHVLALLPWIVVLAPFTWLKSRTLNILSLGDEVATSLGSSVQKQRILMLAVAVGLSCASVAMAGGIGFIGLVAPHLARRLVGQSYQYSIPLSGLIGLVILVLADTVGRTIFEPNSIPAGVVVSALGAPYFFYLLIKSK
- a CDS encoding ABC transporter substrate-binding protein, with protein sequence MKKKLLILLSIVVLALAACGKKDNDKQESTSKKGGSERIASLSIHLTNDLLALGITPAGSVVGGSLNTFLPHVQDQLKNTKPLGSAKDPDMETLLALKPSAIYADKEFSGTDTSKYEKIAPTHVFDLDKGTWRDHLKKIAKTVNREQEAKTFISDYEKERTQVKALIEQEVGKNSKAMAIRVTGKELRVFSKNRPMGPILFDDLGFTPANGVEKLKTNRPYEVISQEVLPDYDADAIFVIVNSDDEAKTAFKQLEASPIWKGLKPVKEKHVYVVPDQPWLDYSALGNKMALDQAKEMFSK
- the nagE gene encoding N-acetylglucosamine-specific PTS transporter subunit IIBC; this encodes MKKYLQRIGSSLMLPVAVLPAAAIMLGIGYWIDHDGWGSGNPIAAFLIKGGGAILDNLGILFAIGVAIGMTKAKDGAAALSGLVAYLVVTTLLSPGSVAMLQGIDVTKVNAAFVKIQNPFIGILSGIVASIMYNRFSHVKLIDALAFFSGKRLAPIMSAFAMLIVSLVLLFIWPVVFSGLVSFGEAISKLGAVGAGLYGFFNRLLIPMGLHHALNNVFWFDTAGIDDIGKFWRGDGVKGVTGMYQAGYFPVMMFGLPAAALAMYHTAKTKRKKQIASLMLAAGVAAFLTGVTEPIEFSFMFAAPLLYVVHAVLTGLSLAIAATFHWTAGFGFSGGLIDFILSSSLPLANKPYMLIVQGLVFAVIYYFIFRFLITKFNLQTPGREDDEVVAAMAEAAPTSTGTDKFAVMAARIYEGLGGDDNVTSVDNCVTRLRLEVKDMSVVDQEKIKSTGIPGINIIGPHNIQVVVGPSVQFVADEIAKIRK
- a CDS encoding LysE family transporter, whose product is MEIGFLSVLSLGFILGVKHAMEPDHVIAVSTIASQSKRLSVSSLTGVFWGIGHTSTLLIIGMLLILMKGGIPDSISMSLEFLVGIMLVYFGISSFRSAKRNQQSVQHSHHHTSYKKSVFMGFIHGLAGSAAMVLLTMSTVNSVWEGILYILIFGGGTIVGMLLFTTILGVPFIISSKKVRLHTGLIKAAGGISILFGIYYMYNLGVSEGLFSMWFSASLK